GACAAGCTTTATCAGGCTTTGACTCATGACAAGAAGGCACGTGGCAACATCTTGAAATTGGTCTTGGTACCAGAGCTTGGTTCAGCGACCATTCACCCAGTTTCCCTGGAAGAGATGAAAGACTACTTGGTAAAATAAGGAGAACGTATGAGATATTTAACTGCAGGAGAATCACACGGTCCTCGTCTGACGGCTATCATTGAAGGAATTCCCGCTGGACTTCCTTTGACAGCTGAGGATATTAATGGAGACCTTAAACGCCGTCAGGGTGGCTACGGTCGTGGTGGCCGTATGAAGATTGAGAGTGACCAGGTTGTCTTTACTTCGGGCGTTCGTCACGGGAAGACGACAGGGGCTCCGATTACCATGGATGTCATCAATAAGGACCACCAAAAATGGCTGGATATCATGTCTGCAGAAGACATCGAAGACCGCCTCAAAAGCAAGCGGAAAATCACTCATCCTCGTCCAGGTCATGCCGATTTGGTTGGGGGCATCAAGTACCGTTTTGATGACTTACGAAATTCCTTGGAGAGGTCATCTGCCCGTGAAACCACCATGCGAGTTGCTGTTGGGGCAGTAGCCAAACGTCTCTTAGCTGAATTGGATATGGAGATTGCCAACCATGTCGTGGTCTTTGGTGGCAAGGAAATCGATGTACCTGAAAATCTGACAGTGGCTGAGATTAAGGAACGAGCTGCCCAGTCTGAAGTTTCTATTGTCAACCAAGAGCGAGAACAAGAAATCAAGGACTATATTGACCAAATCAAACGTGACGGTGATACCATCGGTGGGGTTGTAGAGACAGTCGTCGGAGGCGTTCCAGTTGGCCTTGGATCCTATGTTCAATGGGACAGAAAATTAGATGCGCGATTGGCCCAAGCAGTTGTCTCTATCAATGCCTTTAAAGGGGTGGAATTTGGTCTCGGCTTTGAAGCTGGTTACCGCAAAGGCAGCCAGGTTATGGATGAAATTCTCTGGTCTAAAGAAGACGGCTATACTCGCCGTACCAACAATCTAGGTGGTTTTGAAGGTGGTATGACCAATGGGCAACCAATTGTTGTTCGTGGAGTTATGAAACCCATTCCTACTCTTTATAAACCTCTTATGAGTGTGGATATCGAGACGCATGAACCCTATAAGGCAACCGTGGAGAGAAGTGATCCGACCGCTCTTCCAGCAGCAGGTGTGGTCATGGAAGCTGTTGTGGCAACGGTTCTGGCACAAGAAATCCTTGAAAAATTCTCATCAGATAATCTTGAAGAATTAAAAGAGGCAGTTGCCAAGCACCGAGACTATACAAAGAACTATTAAGGAGTCTTCATGGCAAAAACCATCTATATTGCAGGTCTCGGTTTGATTGGTGCTTCGATGGCGCTCGGTATCAAGCGCGATCATCCAGATTATGAAATTTTGGGTTATAATCGCAGTCAGGCTTCGAGAGATATTGCTTTGGAGCGAGGAATGATAGACCGTGCGACGGATGATTTTGCTAGTTTCGCTCCCCTAGCAGATGTCATCATCCTGACCTTGCCAATCAAACAGACCATTGCTTTTATTAAGGAGCTGGCAAACTTAGCCTTGAAAGAAGGCGTCATTATCTCGGATGCGGGCTCAACCAAGTCAGCCATTGTAGATGCGGCGGAGGAATATTTAGCTGGCAAACCTGTTCGCTTTGTCGGGGCCCATCCCATGGCTGGTAGCCACAAAACAGGGGCTGCCTCTGCGG
This Streptococcus oralis DNA region includes the following protein-coding sequences:
- the aroC gene encoding chorismate synthase codes for the protein MRYLTAGESHGPRLTAIIEGIPAGLPLTAEDINGDLKRRQGGYGRGGRMKIESDQVVFTSGVRHGKTTGAPITMDVINKDHQKWLDIMSAEDIEDRLKSKRKITHPRPGHADLVGGIKYRFDDLRNSLERSSARETTMRVAVGAVAKRLLAELDMEIANHVVVFGGKEIDVPENLTVAEIKERAAQSEVSIVNQEREQEIKDYIDQIKRDGDTIGGVVETVVGGVPVGLGSYVQWDRKLDARLAQAVVSINAFKGVEFGLGFEAGYRKGSQVMDEILWSKEDGYTRRTNNLGGFEGGMTNGQPIVVRGVMKPIPTLYKPLMSVDIETHEPYKATVERSDPTALPAAGVVMEAVVATVLAQEILEKFSSDNLEELKEAVAKHRDYTKNY